A window of Pseudomonas alcaliphila JAB1 genomic DNA:
CCGGCAGCAGTCGGCGACACTCCACTGAAGATAGGCGCACGACTGTGGTAATTCATGAAATAAGCGCCAAACTCGGTATCCAGTGGCTCGAACAGATAACGAAAGGCAAGGCCCCACTGCCCACTGTCACGGGCATCCTTATCACCCGCCCGCTGCACGATCACACCTTCGTCGGGACTTCCCCAGGTTGTCCCCATCATGCCAAGCTGGCCCAAAATGGCGTCTGCCGCAGCCGGTGGCTGACCACTTGCAATCAAGGACTGCCTGGTCGCATCCCTGGTCGTCAGCACCGCTAAGTTGTTATCACAACCATCGGCGACAATATCAGCTTGCGAGAAGAACGTTCCGCAGTTATCGACAACCGTCTGATCCCACTCAAGTTGGTAGAAAGCCTCCATGGAAAGGTTGTCGGTCAGGCTCTGGGCCACATAAAACATATTGACCGGAATAAGGCCTTCCTTGATTTCTGCACCAGGACGGCGGAATGCGGCGACATCAACAGGGTTGATGGCATTGATGCCATTCTGAATAAAGGTGCTTTCACCCCAACTGACTACCTGCTTGCCCAGGCGTACCGAACCCGGCTGATTGCCGATGGCATAGTTGTGGTAGATGAATGCGTCGAGGATTTCACCCCCAGATGACTGGGCGCCCTCCTTGCGGTTGCTGTCGCTGATGTCCTTGAACTCACGCCCCTCGTCTTTCAGTTCGAAGTCGTACCAGTACTTGCCGCGCACGAATACGCCGGTGTCACCATACTTCAGTTCAAGGTCATGGATACCCTTGAAGATCTTCGAGAAAGTTTCGCCACGCTTGAAGTTGAGGTGGCCGTCATCGGAGGTCTGTGACAGGCCACGACCGCCATTATTAGCGCCAATCAGATCCTTATTAGGCTTCGAGGTCGACCAGCTAGCACCGACCGACAGCGACGAGTCGAACTGCCCTTCGATCTCACCGATATTGAAAGTGACGCCGAATGCCGGAGCGGCAAGGGTGGAAGCGAGGCTGACGGCCAGCGGCAGTTTTGCCAGGCGCCAGTAGGGTTTTGTTTTTGTTGTCATCGACGCTACTCCATGTGTTTTTTGTTATGGATGCTTGGACTATAGCCAGCAGGTGGTACTGCTTGATCCCTCGAAAGTGTGATTTGCAGCCCCCAGGCACTCTGGCTCGCAGGTTTCAGGCCCTGCCCCTAGCCAAGCATGGACGTGAAACAGCAATTAGCAAGCCAAACGCTTGTTTGACTGAGCGGTCACTTTCACCGCCCAGTCAATTCGCACCTCACAGCGTGGACAGGAACGCGCTGCCAGCCTCCTGCCACTGGGCGATTTCGACGCGGATGCGCTTCTTGTCCAGTTTGCCGACGCTGGTCTTGGGAATTTCAGTAACAAGCGCGATCTGCGTGGGAATCGCCCACTTGTTGATGTGACCTTGCTCGACGAAAGGCTTGAGATGCTCCTTCAAGCCTTTGGCGTCCAGCCCCTGCTCTTCACGCAGTACCAGCAGCGCAAACGGGCGCTCGCCCCACTGCGGATCGGGCACGCCCACCACCGCCACCTCACGCACCGCCGAGTGACGGCTGATCAGGTCCTCCAGCTCCAGCGAGGAAATCCATTCCCCCCCGGTCTTGATCACATCCTTGATTCGGTCGCGGATTTC
This region includes:
- a CDS encoding DUF1302 domain-containing protein; the protein is MTTKTKPYWRLAKLPLAVSLASTLAAPAFGVTFNIGEIEGQFDSSLSVGASWSTSKPNKDLIGANNGGRGLSQTSDDGHLNFKRGETFSKIFKGIHDLELKYGDTGVFVRGKYWYDFELKDEGREFKDISDSNRKEGAQSSGGEILDAFIYHNYAIGNQPGSVRLGKQVVSWGESTFIQNGINAINPVDVAAFRRPGAEIKEGLIPVNMFYVAQSLTDNLSMEAFYQLEWDQTVVDNCGTFFSQADIVADGCDNNLAVLTTRDATRQSLIASGQPPAAADAILGQLGMMGTTWGSPDEGVIVQRAGDKDARDSGQWGLAFRYLFEPLDTEFGAYFMNYHSRAPIFSGVSPTAAGLANANAFASGIAAAAIGAGAAPAAAIGGAARLGALPLAGSGKYFMEYPEDIRLYGLSFSTTLPTGTAWSGEISYRPNAPVQLNSTDVLYAGLRDMEITVLGGAVVANPYADVSPLSAGSDGLLHGYKRKEITQLQTTFTHFIDQVMGASRLTLVGEVGWTHVGGLESTKDIRYGRDPIFGSAGGMCETVNTGTAGPNPDLGNVAKGCDRDGFTTTDSWGYRARAIWDYPNALAGVNLRPSVAWSHDVKGYSPGPGGNFEEGRKAISLGLDADYQNTYTASLSYTNFFDGKYSTIDDRDFVALSFGMSF